The following proteins are co-located in the Candidatus Methanogranum gryphiswaldense genome:
- a CDS encoding translation initiation factor IF-6, translating into MRLSRYAGNPNIGVYAVVNESLGFVACDASLEFMKDLEEILEVKPFMTTVAGSYVVGSLVAMNSYGAIVSNLTEEKELSFIREHIPVDTIEDKMNAAGNNILANDHGAIISPDIGTNAERTIRETLGVEVVKASIAGCNTVGSVCCVTNKGCVCNPDVTDEEMALIQDVLKVEARRASVNHGIRYLGAGILANSKGALIGDLTTPIEMGKIEDGLNLF; encoded by the coding sequence ATGAGACTCTCGAGATATGCCGGCAATCCCAACATTGGGGTGTACGCAGTAGTGAACGAGAGCCTCGGCTTCGTCGCTTGCGATGCTTCTCTTGAATTCATGAAGGATCTTGAGGAGATATTGGAGGTCAAACCATTCATGACGACCGTGGCCGGCTCATATGTGGTCGGTTCATTGGTCGCCATGAACTCTTATGGAGCGATCGTCTCCAATCTGACAGAGGAAAAAGAACTTTCCTTTATCAGAGAACACATTCCAGTGGATACGATTGAAGATAAGATGAATGCAGCCGGAAACAATATCCTTGCTAATGATCACGGTGCGATCATCAGTCCCGATATCGGAACCAATGCAGAACGGACAATCAGAGAAACCCTTGGTGTAGAAGTTGTGAAGGCCTCTATAGCAGGTTGCAACACAGTAGGGTCTGTATGTTGTGTAACAAACAAAGGATGTGTTTGTAACCCAGATGTAACAGATGAGGAAATGGCTCTGATCCAAGATGTACTGAAAGTAGAGGCGAGGAGAGCATCCGTCAATCACGGTATAAGATACCTGGGCGCCGGAATACTTGCCAATAGCAAAGGTGCACTTATCGGAGATTTGACCACACCAATAGAAATGGGTAAAATCGAGGATGGACTGAATCTGTTCTGA
- a CDS encoding metalloregulator ArsR/SmtB family transcription factor, with protein sequence MNDLDLCLKALSDETRRSIVELLLRYSFCAWAIAKRLDISEAAISQHLKVLRDCGLVTGKKCGYFIQYEVNCDKLHEISSYLNNLTEIVRIPCDPTMENCSLKKRCICHSEKRCKGCDCCNDCKRCHKTESTRN encoded by the coding sequence TTGAACGATCTTGATCTCTGTTTGAAAGCATTGTCTGATGAGACACGCAGGTCGATCGTCGAATTATTGCTTAGGTATAGTTTTTGTGCTTGGGCAATAGCAAAAAGATTGGATATTTCCGAGGCTGCAATATCTCAGCATTTGAAAGTTTTGCGCGACTGTGGACTGGTTACGGGCAAAAAGTGTGGATATTTCATTCAATATGAAGTAAACTGTGACAAATTACACGAGATCTCCTCATATTTGAATAATTTGACAGAAATTGTGAGGATACCATGTGACCCCACAATGGAAAACTGCTCATTGAAAAAACGTTGTATATGCCATTCTGAAAAACGTTGTAAAGGCTGCGACTGTTGTAATGACTGCAAAAGATGTCACAAAACCGAATCTACACGCAACTAA
- a CDS encoding site-2 protease family protein, which translates to MELAYLVLLILAIIYVPFYFWVRYSPKAEKYGLKKYGPAIMLRTKLGMRLINKYSKYNRFWRFFGALSLVLSFILMIVIMYILIVGLLNLPSTLKSEGLGIQYALAIPGINPLLPIGFGIIGLIVAVCLHELAHGMQTASNGMRVDSTGLLHLVVPMGAFVEPNEEDVGKATRKVKLHLYAAGIATNFIVGSIAFMLFAVVMLGGISSPYGDQAAVYGVTSNSEAYENGIPAGAIIDTVDGQEIILYDYTTTYTWYPGDTVTVNYITENSTGIAVITWGVYIEKVVEGSPADTAGLEAGYYILSLTSSEGKTALYTANQFSNYMKSTHSGEDVVIEYMTSEGEVETVTTTLSSNGSVGYLGISTTTSGMSFKTPNEVLDIARNPFYSDETVTDYATSAISYISGPFSGFSPMPSSCQWWYDVPGDADVFWWICSLFYWIFWLNIILGVSNAIPAVPFDGGFIFLGGIDWLLEKFGLKDRQRREAIADRITSYVSMAVWMMFILVIISIVI; encoded by the coding sequence ATGGAACTGGCGTACCTTGTTTTGCTCATATTGGCAATAATCTATGTACCGTTCTATTTCTGGGTACGATATTCTCCAAAAGCAGAGAAATACGGTCTCAAAAAATACGGTCCTGCTATAATGTTAAGGACCAAATTGGGAATGAGACTCATTAACAAATATTCCAAATATAATAGATTTTGGAGATTTTTTGGAGCATTATCCCTCGTTCTCTCTTTCATATTAATGATTGTGATAATGTATATCCTGATAGTAGGTTTATTGAATCTACCTTCAACATTAAAATCTGAAGGGTTAGGAATACAATATGCTCTTGCAATACCCGGTATCAATCCATTGCTACCGATCGGATTCGGAATAATAGGTCTGATCGTTGCTGTATGCCTTCATGAATTGGCGCACGGCATGCAAACAGCTTCCAACGGTATGCGTGTGGATTCAACAGGGCTTTTGCACCTTGTCGTTCCTATGGGTGCATTCGTAGAGCCAAATGAAGAAGATGTTGGAAAAGCAACAAGAAAAGTCAAACTTCATCTGTATGCTGCAGGAATCGCAACCAACTTTATCGTTGGATCGATAGCGTTCATGTTGTTCGCGGTTGTAATGTTAGGCGGGATATCCTCACCATACGGCGATCAAGCAGCGGTGTATGGTGTGACATCGAACTCAGAAGCTTATGAGAACGGAATCCCGGCAGGAGCAATAATAGATACTGTGGACGGACAAGAGATAATACTTTACGACTACACCACTACATATACATGGTATCCAGGAGATACAGTTACAGTTAATTACATAACTGAAAATTCCACAGGTATTGCAGTCATTACTTGGGGAGTCTATATTGAAAAAGTTGTTGAAGGCTCTCCGGCAGATACTGCTGGATTGGAAGCAGGGTATTACATACTGTCACTCACCTCGAGTGAAGGAAAAACCGCACTGTATACCGCTAATCAATTCAGTAACTATATGAAGTCCACGCATTCAGGTGAAGATGTCGTGATAGAATACATGACCTCGGAAGGAGAAGTTGAAACCGTTACTACAACGTTGAGTTCTAATGGATCTGTAGGATACCTTGGTATAAGCACAACAACATCTGGAATGAGCTTCAAAACGCCCAATGAAGTATTAGATATCGCAAGGAATCCCTTCTACAGCGACGAGACCGTAACAGACTATGCTACATCTGCCATAAGTTACATCTCCGGTCCCTTCAGCGGATTCTCACCTATGCCGTCATCGTGCCAATGGTGGTATGATGTTCCCGGAGATGCAGATGTATTCTGGTGGATATGCAGCCTATTCTATTGGATATTCTGGCTGAACATAATATTGGGTGTTTCCAATGCCATACCTGCAGTACCGTTCGACGGTGGATTCATATTCCTTGGAGGTATCGATTGGCTCCTCGAAAAGTTTGGTCTAAAGGACCGTCAAAGACGTGAAGCAATTGCAGATAGGATCACAAGTTACGTGTCGATGGCAGTATGGATGATGTTCATACTTGTGATAATCTCAATAGTGATCTGA
- a CDS encoding 30S ribosomal protein S19e: MVTVYDVPAEQLILKTAQKLKENDKIAPPDWAEYAKTGRHTERAPTQDDWWYTRSASILRKLYVKGPMGSSKLAAEYGGFADKGSMPNRAVKGSRNIARKCMMQLESAGYLVSKDKQGRAISPAGQSLLDNTAKEVFDEMKKN, from the coding sequence ATGGTAACAGTCTATGATGTTCCTGCTGAGCAACTTATACTCAAGACAGCTCAGAAACTAAAGGAGAACGATAAGATCGCGCCTCCTGACTGGGCAGAGTATGCAAAAACAGGCAGGCACACGGAAAGAGCGCCTACACAGGATGATTGGTGGTACACAAGGTCTGCCTCCATTCTTAGGAAGCTTTATGTAAAAGGTCCAATGGGATCCAGTAAATTAGCCGCTGAATACGGAGGATTTGCAGACAAAGGATCTATGCCTAACAGGGCAGTCAAAGGAAGCCGCAATATCGCCAGAAAGTGCATGATGCAGCTTGAATCCGCTGGATACCTTGTATCCAAAGACAAGCAGGGCCGTGCAATCAGCCCAGCAGGACAGTCACTCCTTGACAACACTGCGAAAGAGGTCTTTGACGAGATGAAAAAGAACTGA
- a CDS encoding MBL fold metallo-hydrolase codes for MDVIWHGHSCFELQGNEITIVLDPHDGKSIGIKPPMCSADIVLMSHAHSDHSAFKIVKGNHTDILGQVGEFEVKGIKIKGYPSFHDEESGAKRGLNTIYKFRMDHMTFCHCGDIGDIPSQNVIDDLQDVDILFVPVGEVFTISLGKLDKFIKMINPKIIVPMHYRVGGLTQPIDTIDDFLEYIDKDSIIFVGNEVDLTSDDVSEFMGCWVFDR; via the coding sequence ATGGATGTAATTTGGCATGGGCATTCGTGTTTTGAACTACAAGGTAATGAAATTACTATTGTTCTGGATCCCCATGATGGAAAATCCATTGGAATAAAACCTCCCATGTGTTCAGCAGATATCGTGTTGATGTCGCATGCACATTCGGATCACAGTGCTTTTAAAATTGTAAAGGGAAACCATACTGACATTCTTGGTCAAGTGGGTGAATTTGAGGTCAAAGGCATTAAAATAAAAGGGTATCCTTCATTTCACGACGAGGAATCCGGTGCCAAACGCGGATTGAACACGATATACAAATTCAGAATGGATCATATGACATTCTGTCACTGTGGGGACATAGGCGACATACCTTCTCAGAATGTTATCGATGATCTTCAGGACGTCGATATATTATTTGTCCCAGTAGGAGAGGTTTTTACGATTAGCCTCGGTAAATTGGATAAATTCATAAAGATGATAAATCCAAAGATAATTGTTCCCATGCATTATAGGGTGGGGGGGCTTACTCAACCGATAGATACAATCGATGACTTTCTCGAATATATAGACAAAGATTCTATAATATTCGTAGGTAACGAAGTCGATCTAACATCGGATGATGTAAGTGAGTTTATGGGATGCTGGGTGTTCGACCGTTAG
- a CDS encoding zinc-ribbon domain-containing protein, translating into MEGSKFCTQCGASIKEDDTFCPECGHQAGETSEFAAEYEAKKKSDIANNAKNYTLAIVILCAAWGIFALYDGLSMALNVDTLIQQLKDSDVWETVLQYMTEQQFRDLIATLGYVLAASGVCALIAGLLVGLKKFYMGAVIACSVASVLGLVVIVGVFGFVVVYLITKTKGVFTN; encoded by the coding sequence ATGGAAGGAAGTAAATTTTGTACCCAGTGCGGTGCAAGTATAAAGGAAGATGATACCTTTTGTCCAGAATGTGGTCATCAGGCCGGAGAGACCTCCGAATTTGCAGCAGAATATGAGGCAAAGAAGAAATCTGACATTGCGAACAATGCAAAAAATTACACACTTGCAATAGTGATACTCTGTGCAGCATGGGGAATCTTCGCATTGTATGATGGTTTGAGTATGGCCTTAAATGTCGATACTCTGATACAACAATTGAAAGACTCTGATGTCTGGGAAACTGTATTGCAGTACATGACAGAACAGCAATTCAGAGATCTTATCGCGACTTTGGGGTATGTGTTGGCTGCCAGTGGAGTATGTGCACTTATCGCTGGCTTATTGGTAGGTCTTAAGAAATTCTACATGGGAGCGGTCATTGCATGCTCAGTAGCATCGGTTCTGGGACTTGTCGTGATAGTTGGTGTATTTGGATTTGTTGTGGTATATCTGATAACAAAGACCAAAGGTGTGTTCACTAATTGA
- a CDS encoding peroxiredoxin → MSEDCNIMPLIGDKAPEFKAVTTQGEINFPHDYKGKWVILFSHPADFTPVCTTEFMTFAHRAEELREMNCELVGLSVDSLYAHIAWLRKIQELEWNGMKNIEVKFPLIEDIRMDVAKKYGMIQPGQSNTQAVRAVFFIDPKGTIRLIMYYPLSCGRNFDEMKRVLAALQTADKESCATPCGWMPGDDTIIPTAGSCGTAKERVENKDSNKYCLDWFLCFNKKKK, encoded by the coding sequence ATGAGTGAAGATTGTAACATTATGCCCCTAATAGGGGACAAAGCACCTGAATTCAAGGCTGTGACCACGCAAGGCGAGATCAACTTCCCACACGACTACAAAGGAAAATGGGTCATTCTTTTTTCCCACCCTGCAGATTTCACTCCGGTATGTACTACGGAGTTCATGACGTTCGCACACAGAGCTGAAGAACTAAGAGAAATGAATTGCGAACTTGTAGGTCTTTCCGTTGACTCACTGTACGCACACATTGCTTGGCTTAGAAAGATACAGGAACTCGAATGGAATGGAATGAAAAATATCGAAGTGAAATTCCCTCTGATCGAAGATATTCGCATGGATGTGGCTAAGAAATATGGTATGATCCAACCGGGACAATCCAATACACAGGCTGTAAGAGCTGTTTTCTTTATTGACCCCAAAGGAACCATAAGACTGATCATGTACTACCCACTTTCTTGTGGAAGGAACTTCGACGAAATGAAGAGAGTGCTTGCTGCACTTCAGACCGCGGATAAAGAAAGCTGTGCTACTCCGTGCGGATGGATGCCGGGAGACGACACAATAATCCCAACTGCTGGGTCCTGCGGTACCGCAAAAGAACGCGTCGAGAACAAAGACTCCAATAAATATTGTCTCGATTGGTTCCTTTGCTTCAACAAGAAGAAAAAGTGA
- a CDS encoding DNA-binding protein, which yields MEDPELEALRQKRMAEVQQQQNNQSAQEEKAKQFEMQKQAILRQILTPEARDRLANIKLANPEQANAVEMQLIQIAQSGRLQGVITDAMLREILQKIIPRKREITIERR from the coding sequence ATGGAAGACCCTGAATTAGAAGCACTTAGACAAAAAAGAATGGCTGAAGTCCAACAGCAGCAAAATAATCAGTCTGCACAAGAAGAAAAAGCCAAACAGTTTGAGATGCAGAAGCAGGCCATTCTCAGGCAGATCCTAACTCCAGAGGCACGGGACAGACTCGCAAACATCAAACTTGCGAATCCCGAACAAGCCAACGCTGTGGAGATGCAGCTCATACAGATTGCACAGAGCGGCAGGCTTCAGGGAGTCATTACAGACGCCATGTTAAGAGAAATTCTTCAGAAGATCATACCTCGTAAGAGAGAGATCACTATTGAGAGGAGATAA
- a CDS encoding 50S ribosomal protein L39e has product MSSTKPAAMKGRLNKKIKQNRRVPAWVMLRTNRQFLRHPKRRSWRMGKLKE; this is encoded by the coding sequence ATGTCAAGCACTAAACCGGCAGCCATGAAAGGCAGGCTGAACAAGAAAATAAAGCAGAACCGCCGTGTTCCCGCGTGGGTCATGCTTAGAACAAACAGACAATTCCTTCGCCACCCAAAAAGAAGGTCGTGGCGCATGGGTAAACTGAAAGAGTGA
- the hmgA gene encoding hydroxymethylglutaryl-CoA reductase (NADPH) produces the protein MVEQKGLKNRGYLHSDVDDRRNAVEKFTGTTLESISKYCFSSEKASKNVENMIGAVQIPLGYAGPVKVNGEFAKGEFLIPLATTEGALIASISRGMSVINDGGGVNTLVLQDMMTRAPVFRVRDIKHAKETVDWIENNIDLLDQAVSGTTSHGKLHDVESFIDGRGLYLRFSFNTGDAMGMNMATIATEAACEVIQNNTGAEMVSVSGNLCSDKKAAAINLIKGRGKSVVAEAKIPKDVVENRLHTTTDLIVEINYRKNLVGSILAGTLGANAHAANMVAAMYLATGQDPAQVVGGSMSITTCENVDGDLYICVRMPTVEVGTVGGGTTLPCQSEALSMMDCLGEGKSKKLSELVAATVLAGELSTLAAQASGQLGKAHKELGR, from the coding sequence ATGGTCGAGCAGAAGGGTCTGAAGAATAGAGGTTATCTGCATTCCGATGTCGATGATAGACGTAATGCGGTAGAAAAATTCACAGGGACCACTCTTGAGAGCATCTCCAAATATTGTTTCAGTTCGGAGAAGGCCTCAAAGAATGTTGAGAATATGATTGGAGCGGTCCAGATACCGCTTGGATATGCTGGACCCGTTAAAGTAAATGGCGAATTCGCAAAGGGGGAGTTCCTCATACCGCTTGCGACCACAGAGGGAGCACTCATAGCTTCCATATCAAGGGGAATGTCGGTCATCAATGATGGTGGAGGGGTCAACACCTTGGTCCTCCAGGATATGATGACAAGAGCTCCTGTTTTTCGTGTCAGAGATATAAAACACGCTAAGGAAACTGTTGATTGGATAGAGAACAATATTGACCTACTCGATCAGGCAGTATCGGGGACGACAAGTCACGGCAAGCTCCACGATGTTGAATCTTTCATCGACGGACGGGGACTTTATCTCAGATTCTCTTTCAATACTGGAGATGCAATGGGAATGAATATGGCCACCATCGCAACGGAAGCAGCATGTGAGGTCATACAAAACAATACAGGTGCCGAAATGGTCTCCGTTTCTGGAAATCTCTGCAGCGATAAAAAGGCCGCAGCGATCAATCTTATCAAAGGACGCGGAAAAAGTGTTGTTGCAGAGGCCAAGATACCAAAAGATGTGGTTGAGAACAGGCTTCATACAACAACGGACCTCATCGTCGAGATAAACTATAGGAAGAATCTCGTTGGCAGCATACTTGCTGGTACTTTGGGAGCTAACGCACATGCGGCAAATATGGTAGCCGCCATGTATCTAGCAACAGGACAAGATCCGGCCCAAGTGGTTGGCGGTAGCATGTCCATTACAACATGCGAGAATGTGGATGGCGACCTTTACATATGTGTGAGGATGCCCACCGTTGAAGTCGGTACGGTCGGAGGCGGTACAACACTCCCCTGTCAGTCGGAAGCATTGAGCATGATGGACTGTTTAGGTGAAGGTAAATCCAAAAAATTATCAGAGCTAGTAGCAGCAACCGTATTAGCAGGAGAATTATCCACGCTTGCCGCTCAGGCTTCTGGACAGTTGGGAAAGGCGCATAAGGAACTTGGACGCTGA
- a CDS encoding rubrerythrin family protein: MSKKDCFLENDLSATLIKSNTIPGLKVIDTELKGSKTEANLLTAFAGECQARTKYTYYSSQARKEGYEQIADIFLETAENEKEHAKLWFKALHNGCIPETVQNLKDAAAGENYEYTDMYKHFAETAKEEGFIELSNLFQAVANVEKTHEERYLDLIKNVQDGKVFKKDHVCVWKCKNCGYLHVGTEAPAICPVCKHPQPFFEIRAKNW, from the coding sequence ATGTCAAAAAAGGATTGTTTTCTCGAAAATGACTTAAGCGCTACCTTAATTAAATCAAACACCATACCTGGCCTGAAGGTGATTGATACGGAACTAAAAGGCTCTAAAACAGAAGCAAATTTATTGACCGCATTTGCGGGTGAGTGTCAAGCTAGAACGAAATATACGTATTATTCGTCGCAGGCGAGGAAAGAAGGATATGAACAGATAGCAGACATCTTTCTAGAAACTGCTGAGAACGAAAAAGAACATGCAAAACTATGGTTCAAAGCATTACACAACGGCTGTATACCAGAGACTGTCCAAAACCTGAAGGATGCTGCTGCTGGCGAGAATTATGAATATACTGATATGTATAAGCATTTCGCCGAAACCGCGAAGGAAGAAGGATTCATAGAATTATCCAATCTATTCCAAGCAGTCGCAAATGTCGAAAAAACACATGAAGAAAGATATTTGGATCTCATAAAAAATGTCCAAGATGGAAAAGTTTTCAAGAAAGACCATGTGTGTGTATGGAAATGTAAGAATTGCGGATATCTTCACGTAGGCACAGAGGCTCCAGCCATATGCCCTGTTTGTAAGCATCCCCAACCATTCTTCGAGATACGTGCTAAAAATTGGTAA
- a CDS encoding DUF373 family protein: MKKTLILVVDRDDDFGVKGGIESPVIGVQDCSIAATALGIADPEDSDINALYAAINIYKDLHNDRNSNVEVALICGNQKVGYRSDAAIVEELEEVLDKVKPDCIILVGDGAEDEYVYPIISSRIHIDSVRKVYVKQAPGIEGTVYIFSKILSDPAKKKRFLAPIGWVIVLISLVYLIPGLFSVYAGNSELFSITTPLVVFLIGFFFMLYAYNIPDWISKWQKKWMSRFKSGSVSVTFTMVSIIIMAAGVVYGYFALETIYIYRISQIIIWYIYSVMWFIIFGMMIYIAGDMLDSYLRNNTIKISHFTSCINLAALGLICMGALDILLNYLKIGVVNPTTYTFEIATGILIAFIGAAILRYIKQFYIRDNRLDEDAVQ, encoded by the coding sequence ATGAAAAAAACGCTGATCCTTGTTGTGGACAGGGATGATGATTTTGGAGTCAAAGGAGGTATTGAGTCACCTGTGATAGGTGTCCAAGACTGTTCAATAGCGGCAACTGCCCTGGGAATAGCTGACCCTGAAGATTCTGATATCAATGCCCTTTATGCGGCAATAAACATCTACAAGGATCTACACAATGATAGGAATAGCAATGTAGAGGTGGCACTGATCTGTGGAAATCAAAAAGTTGGTTACAGATCAGATGCAGCTATCGTCGAAGAACTCGAAGAGGTCCTCGATAAGGTCAAACCAGACTGCATAATACTTGTTGGTGACGGGGCAGAGGATGAATACGTTTATCCAATAATATCATCCCGTATTCATATCGATTCGGTCAGAAAGGTCTATGTAAAGCAAGCACCCGGAATAGAGGGGACAGTTTACATTTTTTCAAAGATTTTGAGCGATCCTGCCAAGAAAAAAAGATTTTTAGCCCCTATAGGATGGGTCATCGTTCTGATATCCCTCGTATATCTTATTCCAGGCTTATTCTCTGTGTATGCAGGTAATTCCGAACTGTTCTCAATTACGACCCCATTGGTGGTTTTCCTGATTGGATTTTTCTTTATGCTTTATGCATACAACATACCTGATTGGATCTCCAAATGGCAAAAAAAATGGATGAGTAGATTCAAATCCGGGAGCGTTTCTGTTACCTTCACAATGGTATCCATAATAATAATGGCCGCAGGCGTTGTTTACGGATACTTTGCACTCGAAACCATATATATCTATCGTATTTCACAAATCATCATATGGTACATATACTCAGTTATGTGGTTCATAATATTCGGCATGATGATCTATATCGCGGGAGATATGTTGGATTCATATCTCAGAAATAATACGATAAAGATCAGTCATTTCACATCATGCATAAATCTTGCAGCACTGGGACTTATATGCATGGGGGCTCTGGACATACTGCTAAATTATTTGAAGATCGGTGTTGTCAATCCTACCACATATACGTTTGAGATCGCTACAGGGATCCTTATTGCGTTTATCGGGGCTGCGATCCTTCGTTATATAAAGCAATTCTATATAAGAGACAATAGGCTGGATGAAGATGCAGTACAGTGA
- a CDS encoding 50S ribosomal protein L31e — protein MADEIERIMVVPLRKTKQAPRTKRSARAVKEVREFVMRHMKVDEDNVWIDASLNEKIWENGIRNPPSKVTIKAVKFDDGLVEVSLVE, from the coding sequence ATGGCTGATGAGATAGAGAGAATCATGGTCGTCCCCCTGAGGAAGACAAAACAGGCTCCCCGCACAAAGAGATCGGCTCGTGCGGTGAAAGAGGTTAGGGAATTCGTCATGAGGCACATGAAGGTCGACGAGGACAATGTCTGGATCGATGCTTCTTTGAATGAGAAAATCTGGGAGAACGGAATTCGTAACCCTCCCTCCAAGGTAACTATCAAGGCCGTCAAATTCGACGACGGACTTGTAGAAGTTTCCCTAGTAGAGTGA
- a CDS encoding DUF115 domain-containing protein: MQYSDWEPIYNQILEDMGYDKGMDETSVRILKMVTVNCDLMDEEELTKIIGTEVTVFGNSDNLEKDIENLKPIGTFIASGSAVSKLLRMKIIPDIIVTDLDGDIIPQIQASEDGTISLLHAHGDNHTAILMYASRFKGPVILTTQSKPDTIVLNFGGFTDGDRAVCLAKHYGAKKILLEGFDFDNPGQKSNCDPEKKLKKLKWAKKIIYDYNKTDIEIIKP; encoded by the coding sequence ATGCAGTACAGTGATTGGGAACCAATATACAACCAGATCCTTGAGGATATGGGATACGATAAAGGAATGGATGAGACCTCGGTCAGGATCCTAAAGATGGTCACCGTCAATTGTGACCTGATGGATGAAGAGGAACTTACCAAGATCATCGGTACCGAGGTCACTGTATTTGGAAATTCAGACAATCTTGAAAAGGACATTGAAAATCTCAAACCGATAGGGACGTTCATTGCGTCAGGATCGGCAGTCTCAAAACTACTCCGTATGAAGATAATACCTGATATAATTGTGACAGACCTGGATGGCGACATAATTCCTCAAATACAGGCCAGTGAAGATGGTACAATTTCGTTGTTACACGCACATGGCGACAACCATACGGCCATCCTTATGTACGCATCTAGATTCAAAGGACCAGTCATACTTACAACACAATCAAAGCCTGATACGATAGTATTGAATTTTGGAGGTTTCACGGACGGTGACCGTGCAGTATGCCTTGCCAAACATTATGGGGCCAAAAAAATACTACTGGAAGGTTTTGATTTTGATAATCCTGGTCAAAAAAGTAACTGTGATCCTGAAAAGAAGCTCAAAAAATTAAAATGGGCAAAAAAGATCATATACGACTATAACAAGACCGATATAGAGATAATAAAACCCTGA